Within Natator depressus isolate rNatDep1 chromosome 6, rNatDep2.hap1, whole genome shotgun sequence, the genomic segment cccatctttctctgtttttctcGGTGTTCCTCTACTGTCTTTTTCCATTTCTGCCTCTTTTTCCCTTCACATAGCTTCTCTCTTTTTCATATCTCAGGAATCAgtttatttttgctatttttgtTCCATATGACCACGTAAAGCAATATGGAAAACATTGACTGCAAAATGGACACAACTATTGCAGAGACCACCCCCCCAATGGGGGCTTTGGTGATGAAGGTTTGTTGACAGGTCAGAAACCTGGGACTGAGTTATAACCTTCTGGCCCATCTATTTCCATTACTTGGTTTTTTCACAGGAagagagatagattttaagtataTACCAGGGGAAAACGATAGCGTGTGTTAGCATCTCTAATTTGGTGAGGTCAAACCACGCAGAGAGCCCAGTCACTTCCACTAGAGAACTTGGCTACCACATTCTGAGATGGGAGAAGGCCTGAATTTTGAGCCTGAATTTTACATTCCCAAGAGGAGCTCAGAAATCCTGTGTTTCTGAAAAAAGGCGTACAggggcaaaaaaaaacaaaagggggggttgtgccttttttccattttgtattcatagaaaaattcttcttgtaCGTATTAACCTTAGACATGTCAATCTGCGCATCCCTGTTCTGTTGCAGTCTCTGTAGTAGAGCCAGACACAGACGGGGAGATCTCTCTCTGCCATTAATTGAAGGGCTAGAGGTGTTAACTCTTTAACAAAGAGAGTTTTTCTTCCAAATTGTTTGTCAagtgtttgattttaaaaatgttaataaaaagaCAAAGTGGTTTGAACACTGTGAATAAAACTCACTTCCCCTCTTATTTAATCAGGTTTCCCTTCTATGGTATGCTGTATACCTGCTAGCTCTCCAGTCATCTATAGAGTCTTCAAGGGAAAGCAGGGTAGATAAGACCtgaacatataaaataaaaaaacaagcagaaaactaactaaataaataaaaaccaggcCTTCTTTCTCCATCATAAAGCAGTAAATAagcccatttccccccctttcagCTCACCTTTAAATATAACACATACAAAAGCCTATCTGACAGTCCCCATTTATTTTCACCAGCAGCTTTTCAGTGTCAGAATCTCGTCCTTGTAGAAGTTAGAGGTCTGTTGGGGTCATGCATTCCATCCCTAGGAGAGAGTTCAGGACTCTTCCCTACAGTGTACGCTTCAGGACTGTGCCTGGTCTAGCTTGAGAGAGTCCTTGTGGCAGGAAACCCGAAAAAGGCAGTGTCCATAACAGAATGCTGTGATTGGTCATTTTGTGGATGGGTGTGGTTCACAGTCCTGCAAGATGAAATATAACTTGGCTTACTCCTCCTGACTCAGAGACCTCCCAGTATGAATGGCAGTTGGCTGGTCATGACAGAGATTGCCTGGCTACATATGAAGTTGGTGCCACATGGCTATCTGCCTCCTGGGGTtcctcagcatctcctcccaGTGGTTCCTCTCTGTTCCTGTGGCATGCAGACCCAGGCTGCACTTGCCCAGTGATTGGCTCTGCCCGAGGCCGTCTTGGCTTAGCATTTCTAGCGCCACACTGGAGGCGTGTAGCAGCTCTTGGGGCACTTCAAACATGATCATCTCATTCCAGACTGGGTTGATCTTGTGTTTTGCATGCTTTGTCTGCTTCTTCTTCAGTTTCAGAGACTGGTGCTTCAGGATCACCTTGACAGATACATCTGCATGGGAAATGAAGGAAAgaaagacaccacagtgatgagcacagGACAGGCAGAGAGCCATTAAAAGAGAATCTGAACTAATGTCTATGGACCAAAGGAAAAGCACATGAGCAACTTCTAAttgttttctctctcaaaattattttaggtttcagagtaacagccatgttagtctgtattcgtaaaaagaaaaaagaaaaggagtacttgtggcaccttagagactaaccagtttatttgagcatgagctttcgtgagctacagctcacttcatcggatgcatagcatatcgtggaaactgcagaagacattatatacacacagagaccatgaaacaaaacttcctcccaccccactgtcctgctgctaacagcttatctaaagtgatcatcaaggaaggccatttccagcacaaatccaggttttctcacccttcccccccccacacacacagacacacatacaaactcactctcctgctggtaatagcccatccctctttgaaacctctctttataatgcgcatgataatcaaggtgggtcatttccagcactaatccaggttttctcaaccccccccccacacatccccctccaaaaaccacacacacaaactcactctcctgctggcaatagctcatcttacaatgtgcacagcaataatccaagtttaaccagaacgtcttgagggggggggtttgtaggaaaaaaaaaaaaaaaaaacaaggggagataggctaccttgcataatgacttagccactcccagtctctattcaagcccaaattaatggtatccaatttgcaaatgaattccaattcagcagtttctcgctggagtctggatttgaagtttttttgctttaagatagtgaccctcatgtctgtgattgcgtgaccagagagattgaagtgttctccgactggtttatgaatgttataattcttaacatctgatttgtgtccatttattcttttacgtagagactgtccagtttgaccaatgtacatggcagaggggcattgctggcacatgatggcatatatcacattggtggatgtgcaggtgaacgagcctctgatagtgtggctgatgttgttaggccctgtgatggtgttccctgaatagatatgtgggcacagttggcaacgggctttgttgcaaggataggttcctgggttagtggttctgttgtgtggtatgtggttattttagttatttttgctttttaaccCCATTTTATTAAGCCCCAGCTGCACAGGCAGATGTTATAGAATATCAGACACTACAACCTCTTCAGACTGAGATCAGCATCTGGAACTAGAGCACTCCTTTGGAGTTCAGGGAAGTTTGAATCCAAGGCTTTTGTGTACCCTGGGATAGAGCTGAAGGCCTGAGATGGAGTTTGGGACACAGATCTGGGATTGGATTCTGAACACCTCCAAAGTTTGGGGTTTCCATCCAGTATTCCATCCACAAAAGCAATGGGTCCCATTTCCCTGCATGGAAAGAACCTGCAAAGGGAAGAGGAAACTGCTGAATTCTAATATGAATTCTTTTGCCAGAGTGGATATGGCTTGTCCCATGTTGGGAGAATCCTATGGATTCCTTCCTCAACCTATGGATCCCATGAGATCACAGGAGGCAAGAAGGATTCACGGTGATGACTTTTGCCTCCCTTCTATCACCTGGCTATACAGGTCTTGCAGGTGCATGCTTCCAAAGACTCTCCCACTCTTCCCATAAGGGGATGTGGTGGGAAGTTCTGCAGTGCAGAGGATGAAGCAGTGCAAGTTAACGTAGCCTCAGGGTTGCAGGTTGGAGGGAAGTCTTGGAAGAATATAACTGGCTCCCTTTCCTTACCCTACTCCTTGAAGGCCTTCAGATGGTTCAAGGGCAAGAAAGGATCATTATGCACAAGCAGAACTCCCCCTTTCACAGGAGAGTGTGGCGAAGTGGTCTGAAACTGTTGTGCAGTACTTTAGTAGCAGGGCTTCTGGCTCTTGCTGaaccccctctgctccacccTCTCCTTGCCTGTCCTGAAACCACACCACAAAATGCAGTCTTTGCCACCATTGGTTTCTATCTGTAATTGGACCATTAATGGTCGTAGAATGATACAGTTACAATGAGTAGGCAGGTGAATATATGACTATGTGCTGTGTAACTAGGATATGACTACCTTAATTTATGTGCCGGATTTCTAGATATGGGGATGAGAGGCATTAGATTACATTGTGACTGTATTGACTCACCATAAATCAGGTCACCCTCATTACATTGTGTCGTATAGAAATTTGCCCAATTCCCCTGTTGCTGTTCCTCACTCACCTTTTCCCAGGAGATCTTTCAGCTGTTTGGAATGGAGATTCTTGGCTTTTATGAGCACCACAAGCAAGCGGTTTGCTGCTGGCAGATAGCTGATGGAGAGGAGTATCTCCCCATAGCCTGCATCCGGCTCCTAGAAGTCAAGAAGAAAAGCATGAAAGAAAGGCAAATTCAAAATCCACTCTTGTCCATACCATTGAGCAATGTGGGGCCAAAGATCAATGAGAAACTCTCAAATGCAGCAAGTCACGTTGTCTCTGGATCCTAGCCCTATTACACAAGGATCCCCAGTTAGACTAGTTGAGGTCTGATGGAACAAAGCAGAGAGTAGGCTCTTGGACAGAACTCACCTGAAAGGAAGTTCACAGTAGTGCTCTCCTCACTGATTCACCTGACTGTGTGTGTTAACCCTTTCATTGCTGCTGGAAAATAACTGTTTCCTAACAGCAGTGTCATTCAGTGGAACATTTACTTGAGAGAATGGAGAGTCAGGATGTAACAGATATAGTATGCTGGGCAGTACCAGAAAGATGTAAACAGAGAAATGTAGCTGCATCCCTTAGCCTTTATCCTTTTCTGACAGATTATcctgcagctgcctctccagCTGATTAATGTTTCTTGCTTTGATTATTTCCTTTGGCCATTTGTTCCTTATATCAGCTACCCTTTATGTGAGAAAATTCTGTCTAAACTTAAGTCCTGGCTTTAAATAATCCAGATGTGCTATCcccagagaaagagaagaaaatgccCACGGGTACCACAACACTAACTTACACTCATACACCGAATGAACCAGAGCTAGTCACTTAAGCTTGGAagggtattttaaaatatatatattgtcatagatataaagggaagggtaatcacctttaaaatccctcctggccagaggaaaaatcctttcacctgtaaagggttaagaagctaaagataacctcgctggcacctgaccaaaatgaccaatgaggagacaagatactttcaaaagctgggaggagggagaaaaacaaggggtctgggtctgtctatgTCTATGTCTATGtcatgcttttgccggggacagaacaggaatggagtcttagaacttagtaagtaatctagctagatatgtgttagattatgatttctttaaatggctgagaaaattaagctgagctgaatagaatgaatattcctgtctgtgtgccttttttgtaacttaaggttttgcctagagggattctctatgctttgaatctaattaccctgtaaggtatttaccatcctgattttacagaggcgattcttttttacttctattaaaagtcttcttgtaagaaaactgaatgctttttcattgttcttaagatccaagggttttggtctgtggtcacctatgcaaattggtgaggacttttaccaaaccttccccaggaagtggggtgcaagggttgggatgattttggggggaaagacgtttccaaacgacgctttcctaataaaaataaacccagataaatgtttggtggtggcagtggaagcccaagggcaaagggtaaaatagtttgtatcttggggaaattttaacctaaaccggtaaaagtaagcttaggaggttttcatgcaggtccccacatctgtaccctagagttcagagtggggaaagaaccttgacatatatatatgtgtgtgtgtataaaatcagCACTTGTGccatttgttttgctttcttggCATGTCTACTCCCAAATCTGTGAGTGATTCCCTCTATTTTCCCAAGCTCTGGTTTCTTTAAGGTAGATGCTCTGAATGATCCAACTTTCACTTTACAAGGCCACCGTTCTTCTCTGTATTTATTTTCTGCCATTAGTGATTGGCTTCTTAGCCTTCtggccttcctccctccctccctcccctgccctccatgtATACCTGTAGGCAGAACAAGAAGAAAATAATCATACTGACAACTGATCTTTCCTTTGAAAATGACATCATTTAGTGGTGGGGAGTCAGaggagtgaaagagagagaatgtgtgtgtgccCAGAGATATGAAAGGGGAAGTAATTATTCACTCAAGTAGTAGCAGCTTGTGACAGAAACCTCATTTTTATGTGAGGTTAATGGTCCAGAAAGGTCCTTGAAAGCCACTGTTCAATTGAGTGAATTCCCTTTGGACTTCCCAACAAAGACTAGAATATTTAGGAGAGAGTTCCCTTATCCAGGACTTTTTTGTCCCTTCCTCTCTCAGTTCTAAGTAGGCTATAAATATTTCAGATTAAGTTTTCTGCTTGCTGGCTGCGGTGGATGTGAACAGACATTCGTTAACAACAGATTTACTCTCTAGAAAATGTTGCTGTCATATCTATCTGATTGGAATGACTCATACACAAACCAGCCAAGAAGTCATTTCCAGAGAAACTCCAAACTCAGATTAAGCAAAGTCCTCAGAAGAGCCAATGTAAACCTTTTTCCATGAACTTAGTTAAGGTGTGCAGGCAGCACTGAATATCTTGTACCCATCCACCTTTTGAAAAAAGTGTCCTAAATCTAAATGAATCTAAAGAGAGGCAGTAGCCATGGATTCTAATCAGATTCTTGACgatggctatgtcttcactgaaaaTATTATGTATTTACACATGAAGATACCTCTCTCAATGTAAAATCCCACTGGAGATAAGGCACAGGTGTCTCTCACCTCAGCGTAACTAGTTGAGGTACCTGCACTAGCTAAATCTAGGAAAAAACTGCTCtgacttgtcttcactaggatttcacATCAAGAGAGCTATCTATCTCAATGTaaacacacatgtacacacacttttttcctcCAGTAAAGACATAGCCAATGACTTGCTCTGCAGCATTGGGGACTGACTATGTGGCCAtccaagtattttatacaaaatagAACAATTTTGACAGAAGAGACTGAGAAAGCCTTATCCCAAAATACCCTACACCACTGCGATTAGGACACTCTCCTAAAATGTGGGAGATCCAATTTAAAAACCCTGCTCCTGTGACCCCCCGGCAGTTTTGTGAATCTAGTTCTTCATTTCTTTGCTTTGTATGTTATAAGCTACCTGGAAATTAAATGAAACAGTTTGTGTcaggttgaatgaaatgttttgttcaaatgGAAATGAAATTTTGGTTGACTTTTTTGATTCATCAAAATTCTTCTGAATTTTGGGATTTGGTTCAGGTagaaccaattttttttattcagtttttcaaaatggacagtgaactaaaaaaatcacttatttgcCAGACTCTAATTACCTGCACCATGAGATTTAATCAGTTAATAATGTTCGTGAAGCACTCTGAGATCTtgagatggaaggtgctatggaAGCAGAGAGCATTAAACcagtgggaggagaggaggacaCGATTAGTGGTACCAGCCTAACACCTGCAGCTTTTGTAATGTGGTGAACATTGCTCTGAGCCAGCAACAGCACTCCACACATTTCCGAAGAGCAACGACATCACCCAGCTAGTTGTGAGCTCCCCTCTCCGTTCTTATATCTGTGTAGGAGCATTCCAGAGAGAGTGGGTTTGACATTTTTGCAGCTCATAGCTTTTCAAGGAAATATCAAACTTTAAACAAATCCCAGCAACATTGTTCCTGGATGTACGCTGACAAAAATAGCTCCTATTGCTCTCTGatcctctctctcttgctcccttGTTCCCTCCTGTCCTGGCTCTCAATTAATGATTCATGACTTGTATTTAAGCTGGCTGTGTAATGATTGGTTCACTGAGGTCCCTGATGATGCAAATAGAGCTTTCACTGCATATCTTTCAGCTCAAACTGGGGCACTGTTAATGTTAACCTACTCCTCACGGGTTAGAAAAGGAATCAGTCTTGCCTTATCAAGTGAATGGCTGTAAAGATTGACCATGGCAGAGGGGACAATATGTCTAGGGCCCTGTCATCTTGAAGATGTATTGGTGTCTCCTAATCCTATATACAGAGAGCTTCTTGGCACCTTTTGTATAACGGCTATGGAGCAGATTTTGGCCTTGTCTCCACGGAAAAGTTTTTTCAGCATAGCCTTTGAATTTAGACCAATACAGTTATACTGATCTAATCCCCTGTGTAAACACTTTTATTCCAGTAGAAGTGTGGCTTGGCGGTGAGGGTGGGGGCTCATGTCCCTGGGGGAGGGGTAAAGTTAAACCGAAAAACGTCATTCTTAAACTGGAACAAGTGTGTCCAcattgtgtgttggggggggggggggctttataccagtgtaattggTGAAACTTTCCCCTGTAGCCAAGGCCAAAAACACCATCTGCTAAACTGATCCATGGCatccatttattcctaccatcCATCTGTCTATCTCAGGGTTTTCTacagtgctcatcactgtagtatgtgaGTACTGTCCAGGTAAATTAGCATTGTGGGAAACTGGTGATGCAGATTCCAAGTTCTATGATTCAAGTAAAATCACTGTGTAGTCCTCAGGAATTACAACgccaggtgccacaagtactccttttctcttaacGCCAGATTACTTATTTCAGGGTTCAGCAACACAGTCAGGAATGCTTGTCCCTTGCTGTGTTGTTTGCTCTGTCCAGAACCCTGGTTCTGACTAGCTGGGTACTATCTCAGTCCTGTCTCTATTTGATCCTATTGAATTTAAAAATTCACAAGTGCTCAAAATTCATGTGGTACTCACAAAAACCAAGAAATAATAGCACTGCCTAGATTAATGCAAGGTGGAGGCAGATGTTGTTTCCAACATGCAGCTTCACTGATGCATTGCAATCCTAATTTGCAGCACTCTCTGTATTCCACTGCTTGCTGcaccctccccacagctctgcaaTGCATCTCCATCctgaggttttagttgggggcagcaggtgatggctagtggtgttctgtttgtGACTTCTGGgtaaagaaagtaacagaacaccactagccatcacctacagccctcaactaaaacctctccagcgcatcatcaaggatctacaacttatcctgaaagacgatccctcactctcacagaccttgggagacagaccagtcctcgcttacagacagccccccaacctgaagcaaatactcaccagcaactacacaccacacaacaaaaacactaacccaggaaccaagccctgcaacaaaccccgttgccaactctgtccgcatatctattcaagggacaccatcataggacccaaccacatcagccacaccatcaagtctcattcacctgcacatctaccaatgtgatatatgccatcatgtgctagcaatgcccctcagccatgtacattggccaaatcagaCAGtgtctacacaaaagaataaatggacacaaatcagacaacaggaattgtaacattcaaaaaccagtaggagagcacttcaatctccctggatactcaataacagacttaaaagtcaccattcttcaacaaaaaaaacttcaaaaacagacttcaatgagaaactgcaaaactggatttaatttgcaaacttgacaccatcaaattaggcctgaataaagactgggagtggctggatcactacaaaacataattttccctctgttgatactcacaccttctagTCAACTGTTGGGAAAGGgtcacatccaccctaattgaattggcctcattagcactgacccccacttggtaaggcaactcccatcttttcatgtgctgtatatttatacctgcttacttattttctactccatgcatctgatgaagtgagttatagcccatgaaagcttatgcccaaataaatgtgttagtctctacggtgccacaaggactcctcgttgtttttactgtaGTTCAGTGATTATCATGTAacacaaggagaagggagggatGTGTAGGTGCTGGGACCTATAAGGTTAGGAGCTGAGTTGGAGCACTTTGATTACTTGCTGAAATGGTCAGATATTGAGTTGTGCTGCTGATCTTTTGAAGTCATTGGAGTTGTGGAGGCTCATCACaactcagaatctggcccagtgtaaaTGCAGACCTGGTTATTACATGCCCATTGAAATACAGTCATATTGAAATAAGCGTCTCTAACTTTGGAAACTAACTCTCGTTATATTGCCTGAGCTACTGATAAGTATTGATGTGATACCTTCTCAGGGGTCTTCAGTTTCTCCCACTGCGCCATTCTGAAGGGTTCCCCCACATTAGCCAGGCTCAGTTTAATTTCCCCAACAATGCTGTGCCTAGAGAACCTGTCGCAGTTCCTCAAGGTGAGAGTCAACATCCCTTCTAGCACCTCCTCCTCAGCTAACGGGAACAGCAGAGCTTCCTCCCAGATGATGTGGTGCACTTTCTTCTTCAGCACTGTCTGGGCCCCTGTGGTGCCAGACTTGCTCACCAAGGTGCCCAGGATGTAGCAGTCACAGCCAGCATCCTGGTCCCCTATCATGCTTCCATGTATAGCTGGAGAACAAGGAGAGGGAAGCTTGTATTAAAAGAAACATCCTATTACAGGGCTAGGTATGCAAGGGCAGAAGGCTGTGGGGCCTTTGCCTGTCTCACTAAAGTCATAAAATAAAATGAGCTGCACAGACATCCAAGGTGTTGCTAAAACCTGCTGTTCCTTCTAACTAGCACTGGAGAGACCAAAGTCCAGGGCCC encodes:
- the SYT13 gene encoding synaptotagmin-13 isoform X1, whose translation is MVLSVPVIALGATLGTATSILALCGLTCLCKCRQPRKGLSGKDQDMDSENAKPSTLQPVQQFSIKKTTEPIQPRTLLMFPNIYGPKPVMTAPEIVNYVDYALKSTEEPTRGKDEVQDQNRMKIQVNEELFVLPQNVPGAVQDVCVTEHLNPEKAASCNQVPELHYSLGYDRQKAELCVAFLEAIHGSMIGDQDAGCDCYILGTLVSKSGTTGAQTVLKKKVHHIIWEEALLFPLAEEEVLEGMLTLTLRNCDRFSRHSIVGEIKLSLANVGEPFRMAQWEKLKTPEKEPDAGYGEILLSISYLPAANRLLVVLIKAKNLHSKQLKDLLGKDVSVKVILKHQSLKLKKKQTKHAKHKINPVWNEMIMFEVPQELLHASSVALEMLSQDGLGQSQSLGKCSLGLHATGTERNHWEEMLRNPRRQIAMWHQLHM
- the SYT13 gene encoding synaptotagmin-13 isoform X2, coding for MFPNIYGPKPVMTAPEIVNYVDYALKSTEEPTRGKDEVQDQNRMKIQVNEELFVLPQNVPGAVQDVCVTEHLNPEKAASCNQVPELHYSLGYDRQKAELCVAFLEAIHGSMIGDQDAGCDCYILGTLVSKSGTTGAQTVLKKKVHHIIWEEALLFPLAEEEVLEGMLTLTLRNCDRFSRHSIVGEIKLSLANVGEPFRMAQWEKLKTPEKEPDAGYGEILLSISYLPAANRLLVVLIKAKNLHSKQLKDLLGKDVSVKVILKHQSLKLKKKQTKHAKHKINPVWNEMIMFEVPQELLHASSVALEMLSQDGLGQSQSLGKCSLGLHATGTERNHWEEMLRNPRRQIAMWHQLHM